Proteins encoded together in one Thermomonospora curvata DSM 43183 window:
- a CDS encoding AAA family ATPase — MTATDLPDASAASEAAVRAILDDLAALTAPGAGRGVVVDSPPGAGKSTLVRRAARALVAAGEQIMIVAQTNNQVDDLASRLAAEAPALRIGRLSSTDYRGPLLGSAAVRVATKPAELDDCHITLGTAAKWATVEGHHRRWAIVDEAYQMRSDALLLVAPQFDRALFVGDPGQLDPFAVVETDRWAGLAYDPRLNAVDVLLNHNADTVVQRRLPVSWRLPPSAAALVSPAFYPYTGFAAGTAEEERRLEFTVAGIGSALDETLETARRHGWALHELPARHTQRTDPQVCGAAAALAARFLARGTVERCEHHPDGRALTPADIAVGVVHRDQADQVRRALAGTGVAGAEEIVVDTANRLQGREFEVVVVVHPLSGRRDATAFHLEAGRLCVLTSRHRHACVVVARAGIPDLLDAHPVDDPVHLNVPVKFPDGWEAHHTLLAHLEPYKTAVTG, encoded by the coding sequence ATGACAGCCACCGACCTTCCCGACGCCTCCGCCGCCTCCGAGGCCGCGGTCCGCGCCATCCTGGACGACCTGGCCGCCCTCACCGCCCCGGGGGCCGGGCGCGGTGTGGTCGTGGACTCCCCGCCCGGCGCCGGCAAGTCCACCCTGGTCCGCCGCGCCGCTCGCGCCCTGGTGGCGGCCGGCGAGCAGATCATGATCGTCGCGCAGACCAACAACCAGGTCGACGACCTGGCCTCCCGGCTGGCCGCCGAGGCGCCCGCGCTGCGCATCGGCCGGCTCAGCAGCACCGACTACCGCGGCCCGCTGCTCGGCTCGGCCGCGGTCCGCGTCGCCACCAAACCGGCCGAACTGGACGACTGCCACATCACGCTGGGCACCGCCGCCAAGTGGGCCACCGTCGAGGGCCACCACCGCCGGTGGGCGATCGTGGACGAGGCCTACCAGATGCGCTCGGACGCGCTGCTGCTGGTGGCCCCCCAGTTCGACCGCGCCCTGTTCGTCGGCGACCCCGGCCAGCTCGACCCGTTCGCGGTGGTGGAGACCGACCGGTGGGCCGGGCTGGCCTACGACCCCCGCCTGAACGCCGTCGACGTGCTGCTCAACCACAACGCCGACACGGTCGTCCAGCGCCGCCTGCCGGTGTCGTGGCGGCTGCCGCCCTCGGCGGCCGCGCTGGTGTCCCCGGCCTTCTACCCCTACACCGGGTTCGCCGCCGGGACCGCCGAAGAGGAGCGCCGCCTGGAGTTCACCGTCGCCGGCATCGGCTCTGCGCTGGATGAGACCTTGGAGACGGCCCGCCGCCACGGCTGGGCGCTGCACGAGCTGCCCGCCCGCCACACCCAGCGCACCGATCCGCAGGTCTGCGGTGCCGCCGCCGCACTGGCCGCCCGCTTCCTGGCCCGCGGCACCGTGGAACGATGCGAGCACCATCCGGACGGCCGGGCGCTGACCCCCGCCGACATCGCCGTCGGCGTCGTCCATCGCGATCAGGCCGACCAGGTGCGCCGCGCCCTAGCCGGCACCGGCGTGGCGGGCGCCGAGGAGATCGTCGTCGACACCGCCAACCGCCTCCAAGGCCGGGAGTTCGAGGTGGTCGTCGTGGTGCACCCCCTGTCGGGCCGCCGCGACGCCACCGCCTTCCACCTGGAGGCGGGCCGGCTGTGCGTGCTGACCTCCCGGCACCGCCACGCCTGCGTGGTCGTCGCCCGCGCCGGCATCCCCGACCTGCTGGACGCCCACCCCGTCGACGACCCCGTCCACCTCAACGTCCCCGTCAAGTTCCCCGACGGCTGGGAGGCCCACCACACCCTCCTGGCCCACCTGGAGCCCTACAAGACCGCCGTCACCGGGTGA
- a CDS encoding PucR family transcriptional regulator, which translates to MRHREGSAGEAVRPPRIPRLDPETERAIARAFSLLLPQVDRIAEEITRVLLETDPYWREQSPQLQADQRRTTREHVRRGIQAMAGLAPPEEHPVELWRETGRTRARQGVPLDRVLNAYNLGARTLWEALLRLRWDHKVDIDEHLLLLAGQRLWTALDVQNATLVEAYRRESARLQRRDLQRQQNFLDGLVDGRGTDPQFSKEAREALGVAPGDPVACVVALLEEPHDDPLRAPQDGLERLGVSSHWHVRGGTYFGLVCHGGFTVDELVEALRPGVAGRVGVAAAHDGVAGFATAYRLAARAAESLPRGSQRIVTVAERLPEVLVAGSPEVVPVLVRETVGPLLALPPAQKDMLLRTLAALLAHNGSATQAAQVLFCHRNTVLYRAKQIEALTGRDLQNARDRLELSLGMIAAGHDPGEQPPS; encoded by the coding sequence GTGCGTCACAGGGAGGGGTCCGCCGGGGAGGCCGTGCGGCCGCCGCGGATCCCGCGGCTGGATCCGGAGACCGAACGCGCCATCGCCCGGGCGTTTTCGCTGCTGCTGCCGCAGGTGGACCGGATCGCCGAGGAGATCACCCGGGTGCTGCTGGAGACCGACCCCTACTGGCGCGAGCAGTCCCCCCAGTTGCAGGCCGACCAGCGCCGCACCACCCGGGAGCACGTGCGGCGCGGCATTCAGGCCATGGCGGGGCTGGCGCCGCCGGAGGAGCACCCGGTGGAGCTGTGGCGGGAGACCGGGCGGACCCGGGCCCGCCAGGGGGTGCCGCTGGACCGGGTGCTCAACGCCTACAACCTGGGCGCCCGCACCCTGTGGGAGGCGCTGCTGCGGCTGCGCTGGGACCACAAGGTCGACATCGACGAGCATCTGCTGCTGCTGGCCGGGCAGCGGCTGTGGACGGCGCTGGATGTGCAGAACGCCACGCTGGTGGAGGCCTACCGGCGGGAGAGCGCCCGGCTGCAGCGCCGCGACCTGCAGCGGCAGCAGAACTTCCTGGACGGGCTGGTGGACGGGCGCGGCACCGACCCGCAGTTCTCCAAGGAGGCGCGTGAGGCGCTGGGGGTGGCGCCGGGCGACCCGGTGGCGTGCGTGGTGGCGCTGCTGGAGGAGCCGCACGACGATCCGCTGCGCGCGCCCCAGGACGGGCTGGAGAGGCTGGGCGTCTCCTCGCACTGGCATGTGCGCGGCGGCACCTACTTCGGGCTGGTCTGCCACGGCGGGTTCACCGTGGACGAGCTGGTGGAGGCGCTGCGGCCGGGAGTGGCGGGCCGGGTCGGCGTGGCGGCGGCCCACGACGGCGTGGCCGGGTTCGCCACCGCCTACCGGCTGGCCGCCCGCGCCGCCGAGTCGCTGCCGCGCGGCTCCCAGCGGATCGTCACCGTCGCCGAGCGGCTTCCGGAGGTGCTGGTGGCCGGCAGCCCGGAGGTGGTGCCGGTGCTGGTGCGGGAGACGGTCGGGCCGCTGCTGGCCCTGCCGCCGGCGCAAAAGGACATGCTGCTGCGCACGCTGGCGGCGCTGCTGGCGCACAACGGGTCGGCGACCCAGGCCGCGCAGGTGCTGTTCTGCCACCGCAACACGGTGCTCTACCGGGCCAAGCAGATCGAGGCGCTCACCGGCCGCGACCTGCAGAACGCCCGCGACCGGCTGGAGCTGTCCCTGGGGATGATCGCCGCAGGTCACGACCCGGGCGAGCAGCCCCCGTCCTGA
- a CDS encoding acyl-CoA dehydrogenase family protein — MTGTEEMIKDLTRRVEKLLAEYDPARTDRLEFLRARFDAGLAWVHFPEGLGGLGLPRELQAHVDRLLAKAGAPDNDPRRNGIGLGMAAPTILAYGTEEQKKRFLRPLWTGEEIWCQLFSEPGAGSDLAALATRAEWDGEYWVVNGQKVWTSGAHKAHWGILVARTDPEAPKHRGMTYFLCDMRDPGVEVRPLRQITGEAEFNEVFLTDVRIPDEHRLGERGQGWQVATATLMNERVAIGGGDIPREGGMIGVVADTWRRRPELRRPDLHARLMRLWVEAEVARLTGKRLRQKLAAGQPGPEGSASKLTFARLSQQLSGLEIELLGEEGLRYGDWTMKRPDIVVFTGKDAGYRYLRAKGNSIEGGTSEILRNIVAERVLGLPPEPRVDKNVPWKDLPR, encoded by the coding sequence ATGACCGGTACCGAAGAGATGATCAAAGACCTCACCCGGCGGGTCGAGAAGCTGCTGGCCGAATACGACCCGGCCCGCACCGACCGGCTGGAGTTCCTGCGCGCCCGCTTCGACGCCGGGCTGGCCTGGGTGCACTTCCCCGAAGGGCTGGGCGGGCTGGGCCTGCCCCGGGAGCTGCAGGCCCACGTGGACCGCCTGCTGGCCAAGGCCGGCGCCCCCGACAACGACCCGCGCCGCAACGGCATCGGGCTGGGCATGGCCGCCCCGACCATCCTCGCCTACGGCACCGAGGAGCAGAAGAAACGCTTCCTGCGCCCGCTGTGGACGGGCGAGGAGATCTGGTGCCAGCTGTTCAGCGAACCGGGCGCCGGCTCGGACCTGGCCGCGCTCGCCACCCGGGCCGAGTGGGACGGCGAGTACTGGGTGGTCAACGGGCAGAAGGTGTGGACCTCCGGCGCCCACAAGGCCCACTGGGGGATCCTGGTGGCCCGCACCGACCCCGAGGCGCCCAAGCACCGCGGCATGACGTACTTCCTGTGCGACATGCGCGACCCGGGCGTGGAGGTCCGGCCGCTGCGGCAGATCACCGGGGAGGCGGAGTTCAACGAGGTCTTCCTGACCGACGTGCGCATCCCCGACGAGCACCGGCTGGGCGAGCGCGGGCAGGGCTGGCAGGTGGCCACCGCCACGCTGATGAACGAGCGGGTCGCCATCGGCGGCGGCGACATCCCCCGCGAAGGCGGCATGATCGGGGTCGTCGCCGACACCTGGCGGCGCCGGCCCGAGCTGCGCCGCCCCGACCTGCACGCCCGGCTGATGCGGCTGTGGGTGGAGGCCGAGGTGGCCCGCCTGACCGGCAAGCGGCTGCGGCAGAAGCTGGCCGCCGGGCAGCCCGGCCCCGAGGGGTCGGCGTCCAAGCTCACCTTCGCCCGGCTGTCCCAGCAGCTCTCCGGCCTGGAGATCGAACTGCTCGGCGAGGAAGGGCTGCGCTATGGCGACTGGACGATGAAGCGCCCCGACATCGTCGTCTTCACCGGCAAGGACGCCGGCTACCGGTACCTGCGCGCCAAGGGCAACTCCATCGAGGGCGGCACCTCGGAGATCCTGCGCAACATCGTCGCCGAACGCGTGCTGGGCCTGCCCCCCGAGCCGCGCGTCGACAAGAACGTCCCATGGAAGGACCTGCCCCGGTGA
- a CDS encoding acyl-CoA dehydrogenase family protein — MSEDLNLLYTDVEESVRDSVRSLLAKRCAPEKVVALYDGGDAGQRELWQALAGELGLAALLVPEEHGGAGASAREASVVLEELGRFVAPVPFLTSAVVATTALVEAGAGNLLGPLAAGEQTAALAVPLTTSPDGPIPAVTADGGALQGTATSVAGALEADVLLVPVRTEGGLQLHRVPAEAARITPLTSLDMTRQIADVDVTGAPADAVAEGEAAERAVRAALETGAALMASEQLGVAQWCLDTTVAYLKVRRQFGRIVGGFQALKHRLADLYVMVESARAAARYAAAALAADDPDRPVAASLAQAYCADAAVLAAEECIQLHGGIGMTWEHPAHLYLKRAKADQLAFGTPGAHHARLADLVDLPAA; from the coding sequence ATGAGCGAGGATCTCAACCTGTTGTACACCGACGTCGAAGAGTCGGTGCGCGACAGCGTCCGCTCCCTGCTGGCCAAGCGGTGCGCCCCCGAGAAGGTGGTCGCCCTCTACGACGGCGGGGACGCCGGGCAGCGGGAGCTGTGGCAGGCCCTGGCCGGTGAACTGGGGCTGGCCGCCCTGCTGGTGCCCGAGGAGCACGGCGGCGCCGGCGCCTCGGCCCGCGAGGCGTCGGTGGTGCTGGAGGAACTGGGCCGCTTCGTCGCCCCCGTGCCGTTTTTGACCAGCGCCGTCGTCGCCACCACCGCGCTGGTGGAGGCCGGGGCCGGAAATCTGCTGGGGCCGCTGGCCGCCGGGGAGCAGACCGCGGCGCTGGCGGTGCCGCTGACCACCTCCCCTGACGGGCCGATCCCGGCGGTGACCGCAGATGGCGGCGCGCTGCAGGGGACGGCCACCAGCGTGGCCGGCGCCCTGGAGGCCGACGTGCTGCTGGTGCCCGTCCGCACCGAAGGCGGCCTGCAGCTGCACCGGGTGCCCGCCGAGGCGGCCCGCATCACACCGCTGACCTCCCTGGACATGACCCGGCAGATCGCCGACGTGGACGTGACCGGGGCGCCGGCCGACGCGGTGGCCGAAGGGGAGGCCGCCGAGCGGGCGGTGCGCGCCGCGCTGGAGACCGGGGCCGCGCTGATGGCCTCCGAGCAGCTCGGCGTGGCCCAGTGGTGCCTGGACACCACCGTGGCCTACCTGAAGGTCCGCCGCCAGTTCGGCCGGATCGTCGGCGGCTTCCAGGCCCTCAAGCACCGCCTGGCCGACCTGTATGTGATGGTCGAGTCGGCCCGCGCCGCCGCCCGGTACGCCGCCGCGGCACTGGCCGCCGACGACCCCGACCGTCCGGTCGCCGCCTCGCTGGCCCAGGCCTACTGCGCCGACGCGGCGGTGCTGGCCGCCGAAGAGTGCATCCAGCTGCACGGCGGCATCGGCATGACCTGGGAGCACCCGGCGCACCTGTACCTCAAGCGCGCCAAGGCCGACCAGCTCGCCTTCGGCACCCCGGGCGCCCACCACGCCCGCCTGGCGGACCTGGTCGACCTGCCCGCAGCCTGA
- a CDS encoding MaoC family dehydratase, with the protein MKVFNGVAELEKAVGTHLGYSDWHTVTQEQIDKFAEATGDHQWIHVDTEKAKAGPFGTTIAHGYLTLSLLPKLVQQVYRVDGLKMGINYGCDKVRFPSPVPVGSRLRAGVELLELTHTPAGTRVKVKVTVEREGGDKPACVAESLSLLVA; encoded by the coding sequence GTGAAGGTTTTCAACGGCGTCGCCGAACTGGAAAAGGCAGTCGGCACGCACCTGGGATACAGCGACTGGCACACCGTCACCCAAGAGCAGATCGACAAGTTCGCCGAGGCCACCGGCGACCACCAGTGGATCCACGTGGACACCGAAAAGGCCAAGGCGGGCCCCTTCGGCACCACCATCGCCCACGGGTACCTGACCCTGTCCCTGCTGCCGAAGCTGGTGCAGCAGGTCTACCGGGTGGACGGCCTGAAGATGGGCATCAACTACGGCTGCGACAAGGTCCGCTTCCCCTCCCCGGTGCCGGTCGGCTCCCGGCTGCGGGCGGGCGTGGAGCTGCTGGAGCTGACCCACACCCCCGCCGGCACCCGCGTCAAGGTCAAGGTCACGGTCGAACGCGAAGGCGGCGACAAGCCCGCCTGCGTGGCCGAATCGCTGTCGCTGCTGGTGGCCTGA